The following DNA comes from Corallococcus exiguus.
GCAGCGCCACGGTGAAGCCCGGCACGTCGGTGTCGGAGGCTCCCGGAGGCAGCGCGGGGCGCAGGTCCTCCGCCAGCTTCGCGCGAGTCGTCTCCGCGCTGTCCTCGCGCACGGTGAGCTGGGACGTGGGCACGAGCAGCACCGCGAAGCCGTCCGGCTGGAAGCGCACGATGCGCGCGCCCGGGTACTGCGCGGCCAGCGACGCCACGACGGCCTTGAGCAGCGCGTCCCCGGCGGGGAAGCCGAAGCGCGCGTTGAAGTGGATCATCTCCTTCACGTCCACCATCAGCGCGCCCACGCGCCAGCCGTCGTGGTGCGCGTGCGTGGACAGGTCGAACTCCTCCTTGAGGAGCGTGCCCTGGGTGAGCGCCAGCACGTGCAGGGCCCCGGTGGCGTCCGGTTGGCCTCGCCGGCGCTGCTCGGCGGCGATGAGCTCCTGGGCGGCGGCCTGCGGCGCCTCCTGGGCGTGCCCCGGGCGCGCGGCCCGGGGGTGGAGGGCGACGAGGGCGGTGGCGGTGGCGTCGTCGAGTGCGTAGGGCATCGTGTCCGCGTGTGTAGCGCGGACCCGCCCCGGGCGCAGGAAAGCTTCTCCCCGCGCCCGCTCCGTCGCCCTCAGCGCATGCGACGCGCCGTGACCGTCACCTCATCCCGGTCATG
Coding sequences within:
- a CDS encoding diguanylate cyclase domain-containing protein; protein product: MPYALDDATATALVALHPRAARPGHAQEAPQAAAQELIAAEQRRRGQPDATGALHVLALTQGTLLKEEFDLSTHAHHDGWRVGALMVDVKEMIHFNARFGFPAGDALLKAVVASLAAQYPGARIVRFQPDGFAVLLVPTSQLTVREDSAETTRAKLAEDLRPALPPGASDTDVPGFTVALLELTVHQPSHWQVLGPLLWAEVERAYIMERTGRTHGLQRRRLRLDAFLPEPEGT